Genomic DNA from Salvia miltiorrhiza cultivar Shanhuang (shh) chromosome 1, IMPLAD_Smil_shh, whole genome shotgun sequence:
tgaaggatcaacggaggTTCAGAGATGTTTTGCTGAAATGCAGAGCTGAGGGATTTCCAGATCTTTCCGAGGAAGAAACTTAAATCCTCAAAGTTTCCTTGATATCCCCCAAAGATattaaggaagaagaacagaTGCCCATAGCCGACGTCAATAGGAGAATCCAAAAATGttatcacgaggatcctttggcatggtgggacaagaaccagctcaaagctaccttaaaagttaaaattggaaaggagcatgagttcgtgaggttcagacctatcctgatgaatacTCAAGATCAGCAGGATATGAGgagcataatcaaggaacaccttgatttaaagttgATCGAACCAAGGAATTCaccttacagcagtcctggatttttggtaagaaatcatggggagatcaaaaGAGAAAAATCGAGATtagtcattaattacaaagaaattaatgacattcttgagttcgatggatatttcatccagagcagagaacactactgcatcagaagtgcaaaggtattctcaaagtttgatTGCAAATTAGGGTTTTACCAAATTCGTATGGAGGaggggagtaagaagttcacaaccttctcaactccacaaggacattatgtctggaatgttatgccaatggggctagccaatGCGCcccagatattccaaaggaagttGAATAatctttttaaatattattcttcattcatatttgtttatattgatgatattcttattgcatcaaagaacattcataaacatgtcaggcatctggagatctttgcggatgtttgtcaacaagaaggattggTGCTATCTGAAAAGAAGGCAATCGTGGCAACCCAGAAAATGGAGTTTCTAGGAATTGAGATCGATGAGATcgggataattctacaagaccaTATTGTTGAAAAGGTCCAGAAATTCCCAGAagatctcaaggagaagaaACGGCTTCAAAGCTTTCTTGGAGTTGTCAACTTTGCAGGGATGTTCATTaagaaccttgcagaacacaggAAAATCTTTAGTCCTTTACTAAAGAAaaatgttccattcatatggaaggagaaACATCATGAGGGTATTAAGAAgctgaaagagatttgcaagaATCTCCCAAAACTTTTAATACCCCAAGATGAGGACGATCTAGTTCTTTACACGGATGCGAGTGATTTTTGGTGGGCAGCCGTGCTCACTAAAATCACCCCATGGAGAGGAACCGTGCAGATACTGTAGTGGCCTCTTCTCCGACAGTGAAGCCGTACAGTGCcacatcaacgagaaagaaTTTTATGCAGTTAGAAAGGCTTTTAAAAAATGGCTGTTATTCTTACTTGCAAAGAAATTCactttgaaagttgataacactaatgTTAGGGCTTTCTTAACTAAGAAaatagaatctaaacctgaaaaggctagattgttAAGATGGCAAGCTGagtgccaatattatgattttgatattgtcatTCTGAAATTTGATgataatgttcttgcagatttcttaacaagggatggagccaactgaAGTTGACGCCACTATCAAGTACCAGAAGGAGCTCTCTAATAATATGGAGTTGCTACTTTAGGAATGGCATGAGTGTTTACTTCATGTCAAACAAGCTGGTCGGATACAAACAGCTGATGAGGCCAAGGTGTCCAACCGAATACAAGTATGTTTCAAGGTGATGACAAATTTTCATGTAGCAATCCACAAGCCGTTCCTGCGCGGGATCAGGGCTCCCCTGATCGAAGCAAGCTTTGCCGTACCGACGAGATTAccggtagcaggggattcaagtacccctagcacaagttctgaggctaaggAGTCAAAACCGGATCCTCAAGAAAAAGAGGTTGCTAAAGCTTCACCgcccgaaccaacatgtcaaccctccacctctgggaaaaaagatggagagatcaatcttaggccactGACAagcaaatctaagattgatactaACATTATTGAAATATCTCCTATTTGGCAGATATATCAGTCCAGATAGGAGAAACTCAATACCATGAGAGACATTAATCCATGATACAGTCGGGTTGATGGTGGAGAAAAATATCCTCGTATTTGGATGACCATCGGAGCCAATCCTCAGGAGGTCAAAgagtggtatgaatttggggcgcTGACCTCTGTTTATACTATATCGCCAGCCTTCAGCGAAATCAAGGGTTTACCAAGGTGGATCCAAGAGACCGTTTATGATGCCTGGTCAAACAACCCGTGTCTTAATAGGGGAGACGTTCTGGAACTGTATTTTCTTAGCGCAACACCAGAAACCAGCAGGAAAGGATAACCACGaagcttttcatttcattaagcttcggagacccgaCACGGAGGCTTTAAACCGGATCAAGGCACCCAATCATCAAGTCTCTATTGTCGCTACTTTCCCGGAGGATTAGATCTCCACAAAGGCGTGCATGgggactatgggtctgtctAACGAAAATGGACAAAGTCAAGTATAGGTTCAAGTTCTCTCATAATTCAGGACTTGGATCGTTCTTGTTAAAcaccatgacaggaacaacTACAAGCTTTGCCGAGAAGGCTTTTGAAGAGAAAAGACAAAACTCTGGCGCAACAAGATTGCGGGGAGTAAAGAGACTCATCGCAAgttttgcaatatggctcatctgggccattggGTCAATCACATCTGCGCGGAGTGTCCCACGCAAAAGGAACCGAAGTTCGGAAAAGGTTTCCTCCCGAAGCCTAACAAGAAGAAATTCCGGTCCGACGAGTATGGGGAGCACAAGACTCCACGAGGACGAgtacctcgggcaccaaaaaagtaagatgcCCGACAAGAAAAAGGAGTCATGTGACTCAAGACAGGAAGACCACCCACTAAAAgaaaaacgacaaaagtgggtagATGCAGACTGATTACCCACTAGCAAAGGTGGGTAATTCTACAGAAAAACCACTCAAGAGACAAGAATGGGTGGAAAAAAAAGTAGCGGGGCGCACCAACAATTATCACAAAGAATAAAAGGAAAGTTCAGCTCCATGTGAATGCACAGCTGGTGTCGGCAATCATGACTGACAAAAAAAAGTGGCAGTCACTATCCAAAGTTAGCTAGCCATGATGAGGAATCCAAAGACAGCTACCAAGTAACTATAGAGGGCCTCAGACCTCTACAAAAACCCAGGCTCTGGATAGAAGAGGGTATCCGAAAATTGACACCACCTTCacacaacacactctctctttagAAATTTAtcctttgtatttttttattttcaaagttTTCAGTGttagttttagtttcttttattttatggaTACAAGTAATTAGCtactaatgagtagctaaaataagtttgtctcctcccttagagagattttatgaaataaattaaatactttATAATTCCTCTTTAAACGCTTTACTCTTTGCTCAACTTTCCGGTTTAGTacaaattttctttcattttccaacaaaataCTATACGTCGgaacttagtgaaggaggaaaGTTGCAACCATCCATTGCGAGCGCGTGGTTGGACAAAGCCTTGGAGGCAGTCGGTCTGTAAAACGCAACGAatactgactcctgaagaagaccattcGACTAAAGGTATGATGTTGGTTTATGTTTAGAACAATTTTGAATTGTTACGAAAGCATGTTGGGCCATATTATGTTGATTGCATGATTTTGTGTTTATAAAGAATGAAAAAAAGGTTCTTCTGaccaaataaaaatttatgtgtGGACCTTTTGTATAACAAACTTGTAAAGGGTTAATGTGTTATTACTTGAAAAATAGGATTTGGGAGTGGCCATGTGTCATAATCCCAACGATAGTGTGTAGGTGCACAATGTGCAGGATATACTCTAAACTCTGTCGTTAGGCATTCCGTTAAACTGTTCGATAGAAGAATTCTTGAAAGGACAAAAAAGGAATATATGACGTCACCTCTTGCGTGTGAATCCAGATTAAATTTCTAAACCGAACAAGCTCCCAATAAATACCAAAAGCCAACACAAAAATTATCCATATCAAATACTAACACACACCGCtttctaatttaaaaaaaaaaaaaaaaaaaaaaaaaacagacaaACAAAAAAATTCGAAGAAAATGAACTGCAAAATCTTACAATCGGGCCCGAAATCCGGCGTTTACGCAATCCCAAAGCCCAATCAATGGAGCGAAACCCGCATGCCCGAATCAATCTCCTTCGCGTCGCAGGTATCGAGCTCGAGAATCTCGATGAGGAGCCTGACCGGGCCGCGCTGGGCCCGAGGCACGGCCAGAATAGAGGCCGCAACTGCAGAGTCACTGTACGAAGTGCTGGGAATCGGAGAGAGCGTGAGTTCGGTTTCCGACATCAAAAAAGCGTATAAAGAGATGGCTAGAAAGTACCATCCGGACGTTTCGCCACCGGAGAGAGTGGACGAGAACACGAGGAGGTTTATAATGGTGAAAGAGGCTTACGAGACGCTCTCCAATCCGCAGAGGAGAGCTCTCTACGACAGGAATCTCGCCGGCGGCCATCACTACCAGGTACATCTCTCTATTCCATTCTTCTGTAACAAATCCtattattaaaatgaaaatatttaattatatattttattaattacatcAAAGCGTGCGTTGGATATTGATGATGGTATGTTATTTGATAAATAGTGGATGTGGTCTGAatatttttctgttttcttaTTTGTCAcagaaaatagaagaaaatgATGAGTGGAAGATGAGGTGGCAGTCTCAGCTTGATGAGTTGAAGAGGAGAAGCAATAATATTTCGAGACGAGAGAGAGTGTCATGGGGTGCACGAATGCGTACTCAAATATGATCTTCTTATCTTTTTTTAGATGGATCGGATTATCAGATGTAAATATATGTTATATATCTcatattcataaattataaCTCATAGTATTGGGTTATGTTTATTGGCGTAATAAGATGACGACATTATTTTTGGAATTGGGAGTTGGTAGAGGCCTGAgtttttgtataaattatattccaactttaataataatatttaatatattgtaaACACAGAAATGATccaattttaataataataataataattaattgtattgaaAGTAAGATTAGGGCTCatcctatatataatataaaaaaatttaaaatgaaaagggattaatttttgtggatgttttaaaataaatgataaaaaaagatTAGTTTTTGTGAACGGATgaaatattaatttagatttataattaattaaagtttatttttcgcgactcataaattatactccatgaTATGAATATTTCATTTgcattattaaaatatttctaatttcatattttcagtgaaatatgaatcaaataaaattaacttaaatgCATAAACATTTTAAGAATTTAATTAGAGATACACTTTCAATTTCACTCCTTCTTCATTAACTTAATTGCATAAAAATTTATAAGGATTTAGAGGTACCTTCAATTTCACTCATTCACAAATACGAGCAATAAATTACTATAATTGATAGTATAACGTTTAATAATTTAAGCTAATTTTTAACAGTAAACGTCCATTAACGTAATACTCCATTTTGGAGTATACTCTCATAGTTCGAGTAGGTAAAGTACAATTTTAGTTGAACTTCACTAATTATACGAATGCATCCTTAGGATTCGCCGCCACCGTCGCGTCCTTTCCAGGTTGACCGAGAGAGCAGCCTGAGATTCCAGTCATCGTGCCGCCGCAGCCACGCCTCCGAGCAGCAGCAGATTTCTCCTGCTGAGACCTGGACCTGGACGGAGCCGCAAGAGAAGATTCACCGCGCCGTTCGCCGACCGCTTCTCGCTCGGAGCCACCACCACATCCTTCTGTCGGCAGCAGCTAAGATGTGATGGAAGAACGCCGTCTGCAGCCTCCAGATCTTGGCGCTGCAGATCCAGATCTGCCCGATCTGCCCGATCCAGATCTTGGCGCTCCCGATCAAGATCGAAGGAGATCTGCCCGATCCAGATCTTCACTCGCCACACCGCAGCAGCTCTCCAGCCGCACAGTTGCCGCCGGCTGTCAATCGAGTCCGCCGGTGATGGACTTGAGTTCGCCGGCTTTCAATCGTGAAAAGGGGGGCCTCAACCTTCCCCCGGTATCATCTAACTTTGACGGGTTTCGATCGAAATCCCCTGTTATGTATCGGCAACCGCCCCTCTCTTCCGGCGCAGTGGCAGTGGCTGCTGGGCAGCAATCGACGCCTCATGCTGATACAGAAAAGCCTTATGGAGGATTAAATGACTCAGAACAGGTTATCCCGTCGTCCAGCGAACCTATCTCTTATGCCGCGAAAGTTCGGCCTACCATGATCAAGAAGCCGGATTTTCCTGCTTATGGTCTTCGTACCCTTCATTCGAGACGTGAGGGGGAGGTCGTTACTCTATCGATCCCGAAATCAGAGTATCAACAACGTCTTGATGAATTCCAGTTTGCTTTGATCGGGAGGATGATCCTTCGCAAAGGCGACAAGCCGCGTACGTTCGCGGATATTACGCTAGAGTTGCAGCGTATCTGGCAGTGCTCGGATTGCCAATTCATTCCTATGGCTAAGGGTTTCTTTACTATCAAATTCAAGACGCTGGAAGCAAAAAAGAAGGCAAAAGGAAATGCGGTCCTCCAGCTTTCAACGGGTCACATACGTCTTCGAGAATGGTGCCGATACTTTGATCCTTATAAAGAAACCTCATCTCTTGCGCAAGTGTGGGTAAGGGTGTATTATCTCCCGGTGGAATTATGGACTCCAGTTATCATTGCTAATATTGGTCGAGCCCTAGGACATCCGTTGCGTATTGACAACGTTTCTGCTAATGGCCAAGTGGGGCACTTCGCCAGGGTCCTTGTGGAAATCAATATGGCGCTGCCCCTTCTCAATTCAATGTACATCGATGATGGTAATAATTCTTTCTACATTGAATTTGGTTTCGAATCTTTGCCGTTGTTCTGTTCTCGTTGTAAAATCACTGGTCATTCCACGGACAAATGCCGAAGAGCTGCGAAAGCAAAAGGCAAGCAGAAGAATGAGGAAGCGGCTGATCAAGTTGAGGAGAATCATAAAGGAGATGCTAAGGTGGATCCCAAGCCTGCTTGGCAACCTAAGGAACAGGTTTATTACCCTAATGTCAAGGATAGTGATCTTCCGCCGATTGGATTGGAAAACCGTTACGGCGTGTTTCATAAAGATGATGAGAAGGTGGCCGAAACAGATAGTGACAGGGTGGACGAAAACTTTGTTGTTGAACCTCCCGATATGTCTCTAAATGAAATTGGGGAGGTTAGTGCAGAGCGTCTGAATGCGGATGGGGCTGATGATTTTCAGGAGGATCATTGCATCACTAAGCGACATGATTTGTCGGCTGGTAAGGGAGCTACGACTTTCATAGGAGATGAAGACTTCGGGAGTAGCAAAGGTCAGCATGGGGAAGAGGTTGTTACTTCTCCAAATATGCAGTCGGAGGATATTGATGAGTTACAGGTTCAGAAAGCAGCTGCCATGAATACACAACGGGATAAGGACCCTACTCCTGATTTGAATGATAGGACGGAGTCTCAGGGGATCATTCCGGATCAAGAGGATATTGCTAATCGTATTAGCAGGCTCGAGGCGCAGGTTAGTCAAGGGATGGAATTGCTCGTTGAGCAAGTTCCACCTAAGCGTGGACCGGGTCGTCCTAAAAAGGGTATGGAACGTTCGCGCGTGCCACTGAATCCGAATCCGGTTGATTACATAAAAAGTCGTTTAAGAAATGCGGAGGAACAGGGATATAAGCCGAGGGACTTTGTGATTGATCATAGCAACAATAGTGCTATGCATGCTATGAACAATATCGCGCACggccgttggtcggatgaaatggagttGGACGACTTTCATTCCAACAAGGATTTTCCTTATTGATTTTGTTGCCAAGTGTTGTCTTTTGACTTAAGCTGTTCTATGcgttgatgtttttgttttacgaGCTCTTTTCGAGTCTCGGGCCCTAAGTTTGCTTTCTTGTGCCTTCaagggttttttctttttcctttttatataaAACTCTATTTAATAAAGTACAATTTTAGTTActagtaattaatttttctttttaaaagaaCAATACAGTAGGTTTCGAGTGATGACTTTTTCACCCAAAGGCCAGGGCTAAGGCCTTGAATGCTATCTAAAAAGTTGTTTTCATACAAGATATTAGATAGTCTACAATTTCCAGAAGCTGACTTTGTGTGCAATAATTAATTCGAATAATTTGGCGTGCTGAAAATAAAAACgtagtttaatttatttttcctttttctgtGTGTGGTGGAACTGATTTGCTGATTAAAGATGGCATTTACATATTCATGGTTAGGATTAAGGAAGACGTATTCAAGAAAGTCGTGGGTATGTATATGGTTGAGACTTCAGAATCGTTGATATTTATTTCGTAAACTAAAGTGGTGGACAAAGTTAATCGCAGGTCTGCAATTTGTATTTGATTATATCAAATTtgtatttgattatatataccTTTTttctgattaaaaaaaaatatatatactcaaGGTCCTTTGGTACATATGATAAGAGGATTATAACTTATAAGGGTTGGttatctttgattgtaaatttatcataaaaaaaaagaataaacaaaatttcactatttaaatcattcattttttttcccacatttcctacatAACCCTTACTCATTTATCATTTACACTATAAAGGAGGGGAGGGTatctttgtagtgtaaatgattATACTTTATCGCCTTTATTACCTTttttttcttactttatcatttttatactttattaattacacacttaaaacacaaatctataactccttaattcacgtgtcgaaaccaaacgcgtgggacagagggagtatacgATTATAGGAGAATTGAGCTCTGATTCGTCACTCTTACGTACAATCTCTACCACAAAATCGTCAGAGTGTAACTGTGTAAGTGGACCAACCTTGACTTAATGGAACTGAACGTTTTCATGACtatttttttccccctttttacTAACCAAACCATACCTAGTAATCCAAGTATTAAAGGAATTATTTAAAAATGTCTAAAGAAATGTGAAACGATAAAGAAAATTACCATCCAAACCTACCAAAACCTCCCAAGAAAGaattacaaataataataattaaaaaaaagttaaaaagaaTTGTGAAACAATAAAAGGGGAATCTAAATATCGACCCGACGACGGATTACATTGAGTAAAgatgctgcattggggttatatgatagcctacatgattttttctgttttgatttttttcatttttcatttaagtttaattgcataaatttaaatcacacaatttacttcaaatttaaattgcattaattttgaaatcctcaaaattacataaaacttaataaaataaaataaatcctaAAAATAACTATTCCTGGTCTAGAGGTCCAAAACGTGCTCAAACAAGCTCCATCAAATCACGTTGAATCGAACGAAGCATTGTGTTGGGATTCCgccattttttgaagaaaaaaagaagaaaatattgaaagagaAATTTAGGGAATTTAAAGGAGTAGAATTGGTGTATGAATGAAAGTGTTGTAgggatatatatagatagggaaaaaaaaagtaaatttcGAACGGCTAAAATAGCTGTTAGCTATTAAGGGGAAAAAAAGGGAAATTGGCAAATAGCCGTTGAAATCggcaaatttcaaattttattttattttatttttaaaaaaaattggcgcGTGTAGAACACGCGTCCGACTTTGGAGAGAACGTAAGGCACCCATTCTATCGCGGGGCTCTCGAGTGATATATGGCTGCATCGTTCTACACGATGCCGCCTCTACTCGAGTAGACCGTATTTTGTAgagcgatgcggatgctcttacaCAGCTATTAACTATGATAAGATTATGAATAAAAAGTCAAATGATAATGAAATTTGGGATTCCATTTCGGAATTATTTTCCAAGCAATAAATTCCACTACTATTTTCAACCAAGTTTACGCAATTCATTTATGCCGACGCATTTCGAGCGTACAAACTCGATAGATGATAGTTCCTCTCATTCATATTATCTAGGGTTAATAGTCTTTTATGTCCcaaatttttagtattttttataaaatatttttaatttttttttaatttttttttgaacttttaattttttccataaaatatctCACTATATAAAATCCAATGATAAGAAAATGACTTATCTCGCcaaatgaaatattttgggaCCATCATTGTTGAAAACCATATTAGGAACTATCATTAttaaaaaatgctgaaagttcgaaAAATTTTGTCATCTTCCTATCATCAGATTTTGTATAACGggatattttatggaaaaaattaaaagttcggagttttttagaagaaaatgaaatctcatgatattttatgaaaaacgctgaaagtttgggacataaaacactattaacccaatTATTTATTGTTCTAGAATTTTGATTTATagggtataaacacttcttaacaggggtgggctaaaataaaaacaactcttagaatataaaataagaaccattttcagccgtTAGATTATCAAAATGtacagttgattcatcaccttattggatgaattcatggtcccgagttcgaatctcataggtagcaaaaaatataggggtgggctaccgtgagaacacatcttaaaataagaaataagagtaattttcaatgtataaattttatgtagaacacgtatgaattcgctgtataaaggtatgaattgtgaaaaataaatttttgctacgtTTGAGATTCGaattcaggaccatgaattcatccaataggataatgaatcaaccgtaaatcttgatgatataagggctaaaaatgattcttattttatatcttaagataCTTATTTTAGCCTTAAGATAAGAACGTAGAACTAATCTATACCAtccatttaataaaatgaacTGTTCTGATTTCTTTAAGATTTGACGTGGATTGAGGATTAGTTGTGGTgtagtatttaaaaaaaatatatattaaggGTAAATAAGTAAACACATTTTCTACATATTCGCCAATATTGAggatttatattttgaaatttctaGATTTACTCATCCAACAACTGCATACAAACAACTGTCTGCATAACCAAAAATGATTCTCAACATAATAGTTTTCATCGCGCTACTTTACAATCCAACTGCTCTTGGCAGaattcccaattttttttgtacACGCGCTTGTGTGTTTAAAAGATAATTGATATGCATTTTATCTTTTCAAATATGCACTTTCATAGATTTTAATTTGCATTGAGTTATCATCTTTCATATACTTCTAtctttaaaagataattgaattGCATTCTATCTTTTCATGCATGCATttctataaattttaatttgcaaTTTGGTATATATATGAACTTCtatatgaaattttattgaactgCATTTTATCTTTTTGTAAATGCACTTCTATTGATTTTAATTTGCATCGAACTTATAATTCTATTGTTGAAACTAAAAAAT
This window encodes:
- the LOC131023199 gene encoding chaperone protein dnaJ 20, chloroplastic-like, with the protein product MNCKILQSGPKSGVYAIPKPNQWSETRMPESISFASQVSSSRISMRSLTGPRWARGTARIEAATAESLYEVLGIGESVSSVSDIKKAYKEMARKYHPDVSPPERVDENTRRFIMVKEAYETLSNPQRRALYDRNLAGGHHYQKIEENDEWKMRWQSQLDELKRRSNNISRRERVSWGARMRTQI